Proteins encoded within one genomic window of Geotalea daltonii FRC-32:
- a CDS encoding DUF2950 domain-containing protein: MPKTSFTTKHPAMLAVPIMLLLLLFPLQIRALEKDYDQQIFTSPEEARERLTAAVDSRNFLELKKMFGSGYQDLDPGDPVQRSEEFGHFSRHLKEGAELVMEGDYRAILKIGKEKWPFPVPVIRKGNGWLFDTKAGRDEILNRRIGRNELLAINACLAYVEAQREYYNMPEPDGVQIPKYAQRLISSQGRHDGLYWPTLPGSKESPLGPLITKAKEKGYMQERAKGENGSRPINGYYFHILKQQGASAPGGRFSYIINGNMVAGHALIAYPARWGVSGIMTFIVNQRGRVYQKNLGPETTRIARAMKAYNPDLTWKVVEEQ, translated from the coding sequence ATGCCCAAAACTTCTTTTACAACCAAGCACCCGGCAATGCTTGCTGTGCCAATCATGCTGCTATTGCTGCTTTTTCCCCTGCAAATTCGCGCCCTGGAGAAGGATTACGACCAGCAGATATTCACCTCACCCGAAGAAGCGAGAGAAAGACTGACAGCTGCAGTTGATTCGAGAAATTTTCTAGAGCTGAAAAAAATGTTCGGCTCAGGCTATCAGGACCTTGATCCTGGAGACCCAGTCCAGCGATCTGAAGAGTTCGGGCATTTTTCCCGGCATCTCAAAGAAGGCGCCGAATTGGTCATGGAAGGGGATTACAGGGCTATACTGAAGATAGGCAAAGAAAAATGGCCGTTCCCCGTGCCGGTCATCCGCAAGGGGAATGGTTGGCTCTTTGACACAAAAGCAGGACGCGATGAGATCCTCAATCGTCGAATCGGGCGAAATGAACTGCTGGCCATCAATGCTTGCCTGGCTTATGTGGAAGCACAGCGGGAGTACTACAACATGCCTGAACCTGATGGAGTGCAGATTCCCAAATATGCTCAGCGCCTTATCAGCTCCCAAGGAAGGCATGACGGGTTATACTGGCCGACACTGCCCGGTTCCAAGGAGAGCCCGCTGGGGCCGCTCATAACCAAGGCCAAAGAAAAAGGGTATATGCAGGAACGGGCAAAAGGCGAAAACGGATCAAGACCGATCAACGGTTATTATTTCCATATTTTGAAGCAACAAGGAGCCAGCGCCCCCGGCGGCAGGTTCAGCTATATCATCAACGGCAACATGGTTGCAGGACACGCTTTAATTGCTTATCCCGCCCGATGGGGAGTATCCGGCATCATGACCTTCATCGTCAATCAGCGAGGCCGGGTTTACCAGAAAAACCTCGGCCCGGAGACAACACGGATTGCCAGGGCAATGAAAGCTTATAACCCTGATCTAACCTGGAAAGTGGTTGAGGAGCAATAA
- a CDS encoding DUF3300 domain-containing protein codes for MKSITIVLFATLLSLIFTPAGADEYSAEAYNAGDDLFTTEELDDLLAPIALYPDPLIAQILPAATFVDQIDEAARYVRQYGKSARIDLQPWDVSVKAVAHYPTVLFMMDNRYEWTVSLGQAFVNQEQEVMDIIQQLRADAKAAGSLISTPQQQVIVEGQVIRIIPAEAEVIYVPQYDPVAVYVEGFYPSYGFISFGIGFGIGAWLNRDCDWHRHRIFYHGWRGRGWINRARPFINTRNRTYINSRHRDIHINRRVVQHDTIRFRNELRRNVELRREQGRRPGAPANVPQRRTRVAPPATTVPRPASPGTIERRSPDRGRLSQGEVSKPYSGFGGYGSDRELKTYRQRGRMSRDSVHQLNRQPLTTGQPSAVPGIGTTRSAPAPTIRQAPPAPAPSTRSAPQIPGGVPGGSRPARQR; via the coding sequence ATGAAATCAATCACCATTGTCCTTTTTGCCACACTGCTTTCCCTGATTTTCACCCCAGCCGGGGCTGATGAATATTCAGCCGAAGCATACAATGCCGGTGACGATCTGTTCACCACTGAAGAACTGGATGACCTGCTGGCACCCATTGCCCTTTATCCTGACCCTCTGATTGCCCAAATCCTGCCTGCTGCAACCTTCGTCGACCAGATCGACGAAGCGGCGCGGTACGTCCGGCAGTATGGGAAATCGGCACGGATTGACCTTCAGCCATGGGACGTGAGTGTCAAAGCTGTTGCCCATTATCCGACTGTACTGTTCATGATGGACAACAGATACGAATGGACGGTTTCTCTCGGTCAGGCCTTCGTCAATCAGGAGCAGGAGGTCATGGACATCATCCAGCAACTCCGTGCCGATGCTAAAGCAGCCGGGAGTCTCATTTCTACTCCCCAGCAACAGGTAATAGTGGAAGGCCAGGTCATCAGGATCATCCCTGCTGAAGCGGAAGTCATCTATGTTCCCCAGTATGATCCTGTCGCCGTATATGTGGAAGGATTCTACCCTTCCTACGGGTTCATTTCCTTCGGCATCGGTTTCGGCATTGGGGCTTGGCTGAACAGGGATTGCGACTGGCATAGGCACCGCATCTTCTACCATGGCTGGCGCGGGAGGGGATGGATAAACCGGGCCCGGCCATTCATAAATACCCGTAACCGCACCTACATAAACAGCCGGCACCGTGATATCCATATAAATCGCCGGGTTGTTCAGCACGATACCATCAGGTTTCGCAATGAGCTACGCAGGAATGTAGAATTGCGGAGGGAACAGGGAAGACGACCAGGCGCGCCCGCAAATGTGCCGCAAAGGCGTACCAGGGTTGCACCTCCTGCTACTACTGTACCAAGGCCGGCTTCTCCCGGAACTATTGAAAGAAGGAGTCCTGACCGCGGCCGCCTGTCCCAAGGAGAGGTGTCGAAACCCTACTCTGGTTTCGGTGGCTATGGCAGTGACCGTGAATTAAAGACCTACCGCCAGCGAGGCAGGATGAGCCGCGACTCTGTTCATCAGCTGAACAGGCAGCCGCTGACAACGGGGCAGCCTTCGGCAGTGCCAGGCATCGGGACAACACGCTCTGCGCCTGCGCCGACCATTCGGCAGGCGCCACCAGCTCCTGCCCCGTCCACAAGATCTGCTCCCCAGATTCCTGGTGGTGTTCCCGGCGGTTCGCGCCCAGCAAGACAGCGGTAA
- a CDS encoding DUF362 domain-containing protein: protein MKCPVFFTDMRAGRGHSLFDKISTLLNKCRIKDRISTGNLVAVKLHFGERGNHTFIRPVFIRRIVDEIKASGGQPFLTDSSTLYPGERKEAVSALTCAVENGFAFAVVNAPLIMCDGLRGHSAVDIAIDGEILKSVSIGREIVEADVMVTVSHFKCHDLTGFGGALKNLGMGCSSRNGKLVQHSTVAPEIAEEFCTGCGACLKSCAHDAIAIIEGKAAIDQEECVGCGRCVTACMQQAVNIQWNEASELIMKKMCEHAKGAVLGKEDKNIYLNFITQVSPSCDCYGHADAPIVNDIGICASTDPVALDQACADLVNGAPGNRNTALQTGFEPGEDKFRGVHPEIDWEIQLEYAQKLNIGTRRYILVKV, encoded by the coding sequence ATGAAATGCCCTGTTTTTTTCACTGATATGCGGGCGGGCCGCGGACATAGTCTTTTTGACAAAATCAGCACTCTGCTCAACAAGTGTCGCATTAAAGATCGCATCTCAACCGGCAATCTGGTGGCAGTAAAGCTCCATTTTGGTGAGCGGGGAAACCACACCTTTATCCGTCCCGTCTTCATCCGAAGGATTGTCGATGAAATAAAAGCCAGCGGCGGCCAGCCTTTTCTGACCGACTCGTCCACGCTGTACCCGGGAGAGCGGAAAGAAGCTGTCTCAGCTCTTACCTGCGCTGTCGAAAACGGTTTTGCCTTTGCAGTTGTCAATGCCCCACTTATCATGTGCGATGGCCTGCGTGGACATTCCGCGGTCGACATTGCAATCGATGGTGAAATTCTGAAAAGTGTCAGCATAGGCCGGGAAATTGTTGAAGCCGACGTCATGGTAACCGTCTCCCATTTTAAATGCCACGACTTGACAGGGTTTGGCGGTGCCTTAAAAAACCTCGGCATGGGCTGCTCCAGCCGTAACGGAAAACTTGTTCAGCATTCAACTGTTGCCCCTGAAATAGCTGAGGAATTCTGTACAGGCTGTGGTGCCTGCCTGAAATCCTGTGCCCATGATGCCATTGCCATAATCGAAGGAAAGGCCGCCATCGATCAGGAAGAATGTGTTGGCTGCGGACGTTGTGTCACCGCCTGCATGCAGCAAGCGGTAAATATCCAGTGGAACGAAGCCTCGGAGCTCATCATGAAAAAGATGTGCGAACATGCAAAGGGCGCAGTTCTCGGCAAAGAAGACAAGAATATCTACCTTAATTTCATCACCCAGGTATCACCTTCATGCGACTGCTATGGTCATGCAGATGCACCCATTGTCAATGACATAGGCATCTGCGCATCCACCGATCCTGTGGCCCTTGACCAGGCTTGTGCCGATCTGGTAAACGGGGCGCCCGGCAACAGGAACACCGCCCTTCAGACCGGTTTTGAACCTGGAGAAGACAAATTTCGTGGCGTCCACCCCGAGATTGATTGGGAAATTCAGCTTGAGTATGCTCAAAAACTCAATATCGGCACTAGACGTTATATTCTTGTGAAGGTCTGA
- a CDS encoding response regulator, whose amino-acid sequence MKECSERELWILGLGENPGRGALICSYLAEAGYWARTATLSELPTCKPLGILLDISPYAKDGWGILLEIKNNPETRDIPVLPLYLSEEGKVGEVFPVAGFFTLPIDPEYVMERLAVFGLIDDIEDYDLQVLVISRKGEEQVAKTLQNLGFEAVNAYTGKEGVAVATISHPYLIFSTLMLQDMGAFEILERFRLYPQTRNIPFFILLKDNMKAGERTAMSRQVDHLVRKKVLSKEEFLSYLRKKM is encoded by the coding sequence ATGAAAGAATGCTCTGAGCGCGAACTCTGGATTTTAGGCTTGGGCGAAAATCCGGGAAGAGGAGCGCTGATCTGCAGTTACCTTGCTGAAGCCGGTTACTGGGCGAGAACAGCCACTCTATCCGAGCTTCCAACCTGTAAGCCGCTTGGCATACTGCTGGACATCTCCCCCTATGCCAAAGACGGCTGGGGGATTCTGCTGGAGATCAAAAACAATCCTGAGACCCGCGATATACCGGTGCTTCCTCTCTATCTCAGTGAAGAAGGAAAAGTGGGTGAAGTTTTTCCTGTCGCCGGTTTTTTTACCCTGCCCATCGATCCCGAATACGTAATGGAGCGGTTGGCGGTATTCGGCCTCATCGACGATATAGAGGATTATGATCTGCAGGTCCTTGTCATTTCCCGCAAAGGGGAGGAACAGGTGGCAAAGACACTGCAAAACCTTGGCTTTGAAGCTGTTAATGCATATACGGGCAAGGAAGGTGTAGCGGTCGCCACCATCAGCCACCCTTATCTGATTTTCAGCACTCTCATGCTGCAGGACATGGGTGCCTTTGAAATTCTTGAGCGCTTTCGTCTCTATCCGCAGACACGCAACATCCCATTTTTCATCCTCCTGAAAGACAACATGAAGGCTGGGGAGCGAACTGCCATGAGCCGCCAGGTAGACCACCTGGTGAGGAAAAAGGTACTTTCAAAAGAGGAATTTCTCAGCTATCTGCGCAAGAAGATGTAA
- a CDS encoding HyaD/HybD family hydrogenase maturation endopeptidase, with protein sequence MPILVLGIGNPIMSDDGVGAKVIQLLQSLYIFPSEVILLDGGTMGIDLLPKLEGVERLILVDAVDTGKIPGTLVLLSGNEIPLANVTKVSPHQIELKDLLTVAELLGSLPAEIVLCGIQPAFTGLGTELSPAVSAQIGHLADEVLLQLSRWGIRQEMTPEKKI encoded by the coding sequence CTGCCTATTCTAGTGCTCGGCATAGGAAATCCAATCATGTCCGACGACGGTGTCGGAGCAAAAGTCATTCAGCTTCTTCAGTCCCTTTATATTTTCCCTTCAGAGGTTATTCTGCTTGACGGCGGCACCATGGGGATCGATCTGCTGCCGAAACTGGAAGGAGTCGAGCGCCTGATTCTAGTGGATGCCGTTGATACCGGCAAAATACCAGGGACACTGGTGCTGCTTTCCGGGAATGAAATTCCCCTTGCCAACGTTACCAAAGTTTCGCCTCACCAGATCGAACTGAAGGACCTGCTCACTGTCGCCGAACTCCTTGGCTCCTTACCTGCAGAAATTGTCTTATGCGGCATACAACCTGCTTTTACTGGACTAGGAACCGAACTCTCCCCTGCTGTCTCTGCCCAGATTGGGCACCTGGCAGATGAAGTCCTGCTCCAGCTGTCCAGATGGGGCATCAGGCAGGAAATGACTCCTGAAAAGAAAATTTGA